A single Triticum dicoccoides isolate Atlit2015 ecotype Zavitan chromosome 2A, WEW_v2.0, whole genome shotgun sequence DNA region contains:
- the LOC119356673 gene encoding beta-fructofuranosidase, insoluble isoenzyme 7-like — MNGLEHPRNGRTAYHFQPAKFWQNDPNGPLYHNGMYHFFYQYNPHGATWGDGTLSWGHSVSGDLVNWADVGNALDPTSPFDANGCWSGSATVLPGGRPAILYTGIDANRVQVQNVAFAKNPADPLLREWEKPDCNPVMPMPADVTGNNFRDPTEAWLGRDGLWRVGVVAEVGGVGSLLVYRSADFLRWERNAAPLHASSRDVPVLECPDLFPMAPPGAAEGLDVSASGAGVLHVLKLTDFAKEDHYMVGRYDDVEDTFVSAEPERGDDPGNWRRLDHGHLYASKSFYDARKKRRVLWAWVDENDGGGVARGWAGIQAFPRAIWLDADGKRLVQWPIEEIETLRRKRVGLQWATEVEAGGRKEVAGIVSSQADVQAVFEIPNLEEAETLDPKWLQDPKGLAAEMGASGRGGVGPFGLLVLASGDLEEHTAVFFRVFKHDGKFKVLMCTDLTRSSRKEGINKPSYGAFLDVDVEKERSISLRTLIDHTVVESFGDGGRACMTARVYPEHAATGSSRLYAFNYGAGAVKVSKLEAWELATAAVNGGGHF, encoded by the exons ATGAATGGACTCGAGCACCCGCGCAATGGCCGGACCGCCTACCACTTCCAGCCGGCCAAGTTCTGGCAGAATG ATCCCAACG GGCCACTGTACCACAACGGCATGTACCACTTCTTCTACCAGTACAATCCCCACGGCGCCACCTGGGGCGACGGCACGCTCTCATGGGGCCACTCCGTCTCCGGCGACCTCGTGAACTGGGCCGACGTCGGCAATGCGCTCGACCCCACCTCCCCGTTCGACGCCAACGGCTGCTGGTCGGGCTCCGCCACCGTCCTCCCCGGCGGCCGCCCGGCCATCCTCTACACCGGCATCGACGCCAACAGGGTGCAGGTCCAGAATGTGGCCTTCGCCAAGAACCCCGCCGACCCGCTCCTCCGCGAGTGGGAGAAGCCCGACTGCAACCCGGTCATGCCCATGCCGGCGGACGTCACCGGCAACAACTTCCGCGACCCCACGGAGGCGTGGCTCGGCCGCGACGGCCTGTGGAGGGTCGGCGTCGTCGCCGAGGTCGGCGGCGTGGGCTCCCTGCTCGTGTACCGGAGCGCGGACTTCCTCCGCTGGGAGCGCAACGCCGCGCCTCTGCACGCCAGCTCGCGGGACGTGCCCGTGCTGGAGTGCCCGGACCTGTTCCCCATGGCGCCGCCcggcgcggcggaggggctcgacgTGTCggcgagcggcgccggggtgctgcACGTGCTGAAGCTCACGGACTTCGCCAAGGAGGACCACTACATGGTCGGGCGGTACGACGACGTCGAGGACACCTTCGTGTCGGCGGAGCCCGAGCGCGGCGACGACCCCGGGAACTGGCGCCGGCTGGACCACGGCCACCTGTACGCGTCCAAGTCCTTCTACGACGCCCGCAAGAAGCGGCGCGTGCTGTGGGCGTGGGTGGACGAgaacgacggcggcggcgtggCCAGGGGCTGGGCGGGCATCCAGGCGTTCCCGAGGGCGATCTGGCTGGACGCCGACGGGAAGCGGCTGGTGCAGTGGCCGATCGAGGAGATCGAGACGCTGAGGAGGAAGCGGGTGGGCCTGCAGTGGGCGACGGAGGTGGAGGCCGGCGGCAGGAAGGAGGTCGCCGGCATCGTGAGCTCGCAGGCGGACGTGCAGGCGGTGTTCGAGATCCCGAACCTGGAGGAGGCCGAGACGCTGGACCCCAAGTGGCTGCAGGATCCCAAGGGGCTGGCCGCCGAGATGGGCGCGTCCGGGCGCGGCGGAGTCGGGCCGTTCGGGCTGCTGGTCTTGGCCTCCGGCGACCTGGAGGAGCACACCGCCGTCTTCTTCAGGGTGTTCAAGCACGATGGCAAGTTCAAGGTCCTCATGTGCACCGATCTGACAAG ATCGTCGAGGAAGGAGGGGATAAACAAGCCATCCTACGGCGCATTTCTGGACGTGGACGTGGAGAAGGAGAGGAGCATCTCGCTGAGGACCTTG ATCGATCACACGGTGGTGGAGAGCTTCGGCGACGGCGGGAGGGCGTGCATGACGGCCCGGGTGTACCCGGAGCACGCGGCGACGGGCAGCAGCCGGCTGTACGCGTTCAACTACGGCGCCGGGGCCGTGAAGGTGTCCAAGCTGGAGGCGTGGGAGCTGGCGACGGCGGCCGTGAACGGCGGAGGCCATTTCTAG